The proteins below come from a single Mya arenaria isolate MELC-2E11 chromosome 6, ASM2691426v1 genomic window:
- the LOC128236804 gene encoding phosphatidylinositol phosphatase PTPRQ-like isoform X1 encodes MNGLCSTGNISVLHKTKAELKERLQFDTNSLLLPDTTYTSYVGLINDVGLGHKANVSELTFEEEPQAPPVNVSVDNIRKTSFNVSWSLIGPRPGQVTYTVMLTADTGADSKTYDVTGYKLHKTLIADGLEEYWNYTVKVTARTNVGDAKTSDTTQEYRTLPSAPGAVTEFEAVKAEQRSDNFHRMTIHWKAPSLLERNSVIKEYVLKYNVGNITTNSGVAEELNTKSFPSETGDGFYREEFNVIPESTYQFEVYAVNIDSTVGMKMTINEMAPAGFPVSIEESDTTLQVVKEGSKDQTFISLNLVREFFTEETNGRVQRTALLGCKNSACPENILDYADTQEKVDVLANWQKAAQKGLYRITSADWLTKNKRRRRSSYTEVPYTVGIENCNGVTEGTYCNGPLEPKTEYLFVAVVCTSTGCTVSKKYGPFITEETAPQPVGMIVGIVVGVITILAIAVVLVFILRRRRNKTPYINEEHSVGIENNTDKVSTTDDIHLIVYENVISGKQGELKAAGQNYHTVNVSGCWSEIDYKLCFAPTIDNVNQFWTMIFEEDVNTIVMFAESKAQKKELRYWPSDFNERTNYGHVDLEATYLNTHDAYTHMKMNICNVSKVAWVFHFLFIKLSFTRLTYTSDS; translated from the exons ATGAACGGGCTGTGTAGTACAGGTAACATTTCTGTCCTACACAAAACCAAAGCTGAACTGAAAGAACGTCTACAGTTTGATACCAACAGCCTTTTACTACCTGACACAACCTATACTTCTTATGTTGGTTTGATCAATGATGTTGGTTTGGGACACAAGGCAAATGTATCAGAACTTACATTTGAAGAAG AACCCCAGGCCCCGCCGGTTAATGTGTCAGTTGATAATATAAGAAAAACGTCTTTCAATGTCTCGTGGAGTCTGATAGGACCAAGGCCGGGCCAAGTCACGTACACGGTGATGCTAACTGCCGACACTGGAGCAGACTCCAAAACATATGATGTTACCG GTTATAAGCTTCACAAAACTCTGATTGCTGATGGACTAGAAGAGTATTGGAACTATACTGTGAAAGTCACAGCAAGAACTAATGTAGGTGATGCTAAAACATCGGATACCACACAAGAATACAGGACTCTGCCTTCAG CACCTGGAGCTGTTACTGAGTTTGAAGCAGTTAAGGCTGAGCAGCGCTCCGACAATTTCCACAGAATGACAATCCACTGGAAAGCCCCTTCGTTGTTGGAGCGCAACAGTGTGATAAAGGAATATGTGTTAAAATACAATGTTGGAAACATTACAACTAATTCTGGG gtTGCTGAAGAATTGAACACAAAGTCCTTCCCGTCTGAGACTGGCGATGGGTTTTACAGAGAAGAGTTTAATGTGATACCTGAATCAACGTACCAGTTTGAG GTGTATGCTGTAAACATTGATAGTACAGTTGGGATGAAGATGACGATCAACGAAATGGCCCCAGCTGGAT TCCCTGTCAGCATTGAGGAATCTGACACAACTTTACAGGTTGTTAAAGAAGGCTCGAAAGACCAGACTTTTATTAGTCTGAATCTCGTGAGGGAGTTCTTCACTGAGGAAACCAATGGAAGAGTACAGAGGACCGCCTTACTTGGGTGTAAAAACAGTGCATGTCCGGAAAACATTCTTG ACTATGCAGACACTCAAGAGAAGGTTGATGTTCTGGCCAACTGGCAAAAGGCTGCCCAAAAGGGCCTGTATAGGATCACCTCAGCTGACTGGTTAACAAAAAACA AGAGAAGGCGTCGAAGCTCTTACACAGAAGTCCCGTACACTGTGGGCATAGAAAATTGTAATGGCGTCACGGAAGGCACATACTGTAACGGACCACTTGAGCCCAAAACGGAATATTT ATTTGTTGCCGTTGTTTGTACCAGTACGGGATGTACAGTGAGCAAAAAGTATGGACCTTTCATTACAGAGGAGACAG CTCCTCAGCCTGTAGGCATGATAGTGGGTATAGTTGTTGGGGTAATTACAATCCTTGCCATTGCCGTTGTTTTGGTCTTTATTCTAAGAAGACGTAGAAACAAGACTCCATACAT AAACGAAGAACACAGTGTCGGAATCGAGAATAACACCGACAAG GTTTCAACAACAGATGACATTCATTTAATCGTCTACGAAAATGTTATATCAG gAAAGCAGGGAGAGCTAAAAGCTGCTGGCCAAAATTACCATACCGTAAACGTTTCT GGCTGTTGGTCTGAAATAGATTATAAGCTTTGCTTTGCCCCAACGATCGATAACGTCAACCAATTTTGGACAATGATTTTTGAGGAGGATGTTAACACCATTGTTATGTTTGCTGAAAGTAAAGCTCAAAAG AAGGAATTGAGGTATTGGCCATCTGATTTTAATGAACGAACAAACTACGGGCATGTAGATTTGGAAGCAACATACTTGAATACACACGATGCATATACTCATATGAAAATGAACATCTGCAACGTAAGTAAAGTAGCATGggtgtttcattttttgttcattaaatTATCTTTTACACGTTTAACATATACAAGTGACTCGTGA
- the LOC128236804 gene encoding phosphatidylinositol phosphatase PTPRQ-like isoform X2: MNGLCSTGNISVLHKTKAELKERLQFDTNSLLLPDTTYTSYVGLINDVGLGHKANVSELTFEEEPQAPPVNVSVDNIRKTSFNVSWSLIGPRPGQVTYTVMLTADTGADSKTYDVTGYKLHKTLIADGLEEYWNYTVKVTARTNVGDAKTSDTTQEYRTLPSAPGAVTEFEAVKAEQRSDNFHRMTIHWKAPSLLERNSVIKEYVLKYNVGNITTNSGVAEELNTKSFPSETGDGFYREEFNVIPESTYQFEVYAVNIDSTVGMKMTINEMAPAGFPVSIEESDTTLQVVKEGSKDQTFISLNLVREFFTEETNGRVQRTALLGCKNSACPENILDYADTQEKVDVLANWQKAAQKGLYRITSADWLTKNKRRRRSSYTEVPYTVGIENCNGVTEGTYCNGPLEPKTEYLFVAVVCTSTGCTVSKKYGPFITEETAPQPVGMIVGIVVGVITILAIAVVLVFILRRRRNKTPYINEEHSVGIENNTDKVSTTDDIHLIVYENVISGKQGELKAAGQNYHTVNVSGCWSEIDYKLCFAPTIDNVNQFWTMIFEEDVNTIVMFAESKAQKELRYWPSDFNERTNYGHVDLEATYLNTHDAYTHMKMNICNVSKVAWVFHFLFIKLSFTRLTYTSDS; the protein is encoded by the exons ATGAACGGGCTGTGTAGTACAGGTAACATTTCTGTCCTACACAAAACCAAAGCTGAACTGAAAGAACGTCTACAGTTTGATACCAACAGCCTTTTACTACCTGACACAACCTATACTTCTTATGTTGGTTTGATCAATGATGTTGGTTTGGGACACAAGGCAAATGTATCAGAACTTACATTTGAAGAAG AACCCCAGGCCCCGCCGGTTAATGTGTCAGTTGATAATATAAGAAAAACGTCTTTCAATGTCTCGTGGAGTCTGATAGGACCAAGGCCGGGCCAAGTCACGTACACGGTGATGCTAACTGCCGACACTGGAGCAGACTCCAAAACATATGATGTTACCG GTTATAAGCTTCACAAAACTCTGATTGCTGATGGACTAGAAGAGTATTGGAACTATACTGTGAAAGTCACAGCAAGAACTAATGTAGGTGATGCTAAAACATCGGATACCACACAAGAATACAGGACTCTGCCTTCAG CACCTGGAGCTGTTACTGAGTTTGAAGCAGTTAAGGCTGAGCAGCGCTCCGACAATTTCCACAGAATGACAATCCACTGGAAAGCCCCTTCGTTGTTGGAGCGCAACAGTGTGATAAAGGAATATGTGTTAAAATACAATGTTGGAAACATTACAACTAATTCTGGG gtTGCTGAAGAATTGAACACAAAGTCCTTCCCGTCTGAGACTGGCGATGGGTTTTACAGAGAAGAGTTTAATGTGATACCTGAATCAACGTACCAGTTTGAG GTGTATGCTGTAAACATTGATAGTACAGTTGGGATGAAGATGACGATCAACGAAATGGCCCCAGCTGGAT TCCCTGTCAGCATTGAGGAATCTGACACAACTTTACAGGTTGTTAAAGAAGGCTCGAAAGACCAGACTTTTATTAGTCTGAATCTCGTGAGGGAGTTCTTCACTGAGGAAACCAATGGAAGAGTACAGAGGACCGCCTTACTTGGGTGTAAAAACAGTGCATGTCCGGAAAACATTCTTG ACTATGCAGACACTCAAGAGAAGGTTGATGTTCTGGCCAACTGGCAAAAGGCTGCCCAAAAGGGCCTGTATAGGATCACCTCAGCTGACTGGTTAACAAAAAACA AGAGAAGGCGTCGAAGCTCTTACACAGAAGTCCCGTACACTGTGGGCATAGAAAATTGTAATGGCGTCACGGAAGGCACATACTGTAACGGACCACTTGAGCCCAAAACGGAATATTT ATTTGTTGCCGTTGTTTGTACCAGTACGGGATGTACAGTGAGCAAAAAGTATGGACCTTTCATTACAGAGGAGACAG CTCCTCAGCCTGTAGGCATGATAGTGGGTATAGTTGTTGGGGTAATTACAATCCTTGCCATTGCCGTTGTTTTGGTCTTTATTCTAAGAAGACGTAGAAACAAGACTCCATACAT AAACGAAGAACACAGTGTCGGAATCGAGAATAACACCGACAAG GTTTCAACAACAGATGACATTCATTTAATCGTCTACGAAAATGTTATATCAG gAAAGCAGGGAGAGCTAAAAGCTGCTGGCCAAAATTACCATACCGTAAACGTTTCT GGCTGTTGGTCTGAAATAGATTATAAGCTTTGCTTTGCCCCAACGATCGATAACGTCAACCAATTTTGGACAATGATTTTTGAGGAGGATGTTAACACCATTGTTATGTTTGCTGAAAGTAAAGCTCAAAAG GAATTGAGGTATTGGCCATCTGATTTTAATGAACGAACAAACTACGGGCATGTAGATTTGGAAGCAACATACTTGAATACACACGATGCATATACTCATATGAAAATGAACATCTGCAACGTAAGTAAAGTAGCATGggtgtttcattttttgttcattaaatTATCTTTTACACGTTTAACATATACAAGTGACTCGTGA